A genome region from Deinococcus sp. KNUC1210 includes the following:
- a CDS encoding ferrous iron transport protein A, whose product MAETTLDTLRPGEAAHVVSLELHHPLRRRLMELGFVRGARVSVLRHAPMGDPVELRIGGTELALRRTDLSAVRVRS is encoded by the coding sequence ATGGCTGAGACGACCCTCGATACCCTGCGGCCCGGAGAGGCGGCCCATGTGGTCAGCCTGGAGCTGCACCACCCGCTGCGCCGCCGCCTGATGGAACTGGGCTTTGTGCGGGGAGCCAGGGTCAGCGTGCTGCGGCATGCGCCGATGGGCGACCCGGTGGAACTGCGGATCGGCGGCACCGAACTGGCGCTGCGCCGCACCGATCTGAGCGCGGTTCGGGTGCGGTCATGA